DNA from Osmerus mordax isolate fOsmMor3 chromosome 2, fOsmMor3.pri, whole genome shotgun sequence:
GGTCTTCTTTTTCCTTTAACAAAGCAAAGACATCGTTTTTTTAGGATCATCCCTAATTTTTTGATTTCAAAGTAGTATTTTGGAACCTCAGCCAGAGAGGTAAGAGGTTTGTTTACATAGCCTACACATtatttttttgacacaagttttaaCCATCTCTAATGCATTTTGTGTTCACATATATCTAGCTTTTGGTGTCTTTGAACACttaaaacatacagtaagaaaaaaaaaaaaaaaaaactacattggGAGCCATGAGAGCACCTTCAATTATATTTTTAAGTACTGCAGTCAAAATAATCCTGCAACATTTTACACAGCTCACCTCAAGGACATGCATCagggcttcgctcgcatcttttagCCTCTTTGGGGgagcagaggtggaggggaacaATGATGGCAGCACATGTAGGATCTCAAGAGCCTGTTCAGCTGTATAGGAATGTATATTCACAGCCATTACTGTCAATGGTCAAATCTGATGAAAGATATGTAATACATAGAATGGtccaaaaagaagaaaaaaaagacgacAAGACATAGCACAGGTACTTTTCAGAAAAAGGTCTGAAAGGTCCACACTAAACCCTAATCACCAATAACACCAGAACAATATTGCTTACCTTTGTCCATTCCCATTGGGGGTTTCAGCATCTTTTTCCATACACCAAAAAACTGCACTTTCTGGCAAAATTCATGCCATCTTCCCTTCAGTTCACCAATGAAGTTGTCATTTTCCTTGTCCAAAATGCGTTGAAGCTCCTCCATCACCTTTGGAATATTCAATATAACGAATACAGACATTTAAATGCATCACTTAGGAGGACATTTATATATCTAAcattgtgtgtgatgtttttttatCATGCATAGCCAATTATGACTTACATGTCCTATGTCCTTAAAACAAGGATATGCTTCGAGAATTTTcttgtgtctgtcttcctcGTGAAAAGAATCAGAGTCAATGAAAGCTCTCCTGCCTACAAGTTCCAAATCCAGGACATGAGACACATCCCGGTGGTTTGGATTCTTTCTTTTGTACAAAGATTGTAGGGTCTTGTAGTGCTTGGCCAAGGTTGCTGGACTGTAGGTGTCTGGACTTTCCAAACCTGCAGGCTTGTTAGCTGTAAGACacaaatatacagtaccagtcaaaagttttgaGCATTTTACCTTGCACATGTGAACAAGAACTACTTGCCCTAATATTGATAGTCGTGAAATCAACTACTATAAGATGAATGTAGGTACACATGTTCACCCCTTAAAAGATGCAAACACCCttatctcacatacacacagccttgAGGCAGTTGGACAAACTCACAATCAGAACTGGGCCCAGGAGAGGGCTCTTCTTCAGGTAGGCTTTGGGGTCCTCTATTTCCTGAAACACATAACAGACATTCTTCTGTTAAAATAATGCAATTAAAAGATCATTACAATCAATAATGTGAGTGTATAAGTTCATTTGAAATATAACATTTCTCACAAGGGCAGAATGCTAAGTTGAAACTCACCCGTCACTTCACTAGCCAAGTCTGGGCTGCTGCTCCCCTCAATGGACAGATCCAGAATAAGTGTTGAGTCACTTGATTGAACTTCATCTGTGTCACTTGGCAGCTCAAGACGCCTCTTTATAGAGCTGCAAAGATTAGTTGGTAATCAATCACCTAGTACATTGACAGGATTGCTCATTTAGAATAGTGTACACATGACAATAATGGATTTCAGCTTCTCAAATGTTAATATTTTCTAGCTTTTAGTGTTCAGTGTTTCCGCTATGTTGATTTTgtcgtggcggcccgccacggtatcagaaatagggctgtacaaaaggccGTCTATTAGATTGTGAAAAAAGAAATTGGATGTCAGCCTGGGCTGTGAGAACTGTTCAATGTTGTCCTGACATTTTATTGACCAAAAAACTGAGTGCTTAATATGGAAAATAATTAAAACATTAGTTGTGATGGATATAACAATTTGTTATAACATTACCTCTTCGAATGTCTGCCATCTGGAGTCTTTTTTTGTGGTGATTTTACATTTCGCAGTCTTTTGTTGAGCTGTGTGTAAACAGTGACCTGTACAAAACATAACAATTTAAATTACCACAAATGTTGAACATGAAATACTTCCCTCATCAACTGGATGCAATTCACTCACCCATGTATTCTTCATGCATTTGTCTTGGAGCATGGGATAGTAAAGTACGATTCTCTTCGCCATTGCTGTCATTTCTGGCTGTGATGGGTATTGTGATTCTCCATCTTCTTTTGCCCTCAAGATGGCAATCATACTGGTAATAGTGTTACGGATGAGCCGGCATCTGAGGTCCTTTGACATTTGGCAGTTGTATTCTTCACCTGTCTTTGATAACTCGAAGTAATGTTGTCGGACATGCTCAAGCTCGGAATCACTGTATAATACATACTCTGGAAAAGATATCTTAATAATCTTTCCTGGAGTTGTGTACTCAGCAGTGAAATTCATTGGAGTGGATGTCTGTGGCATGGGTGACTCTTTACTGGAGAAACCCAATGACTTAGAGTCTTCTTGGCCAGACTCCTGTAAAATAAAAGATAAAAATACTTTATTTACTTTAATCTGTGTTGACATAAACTGCAATGCTGCATTGACGGCTCCGCACAAGTATAAGTAAGCAATCGATTCAATTTTAGGCcattattatattataattatattatCGGTTCCAGCAGGCCAGTTTTATTAGCATAATAAATCAATAAAGGTCGATTTGGTGACTGCCTAATGGTATTGcaacataaaaaataattaGTGCAAAAGAAACAACAAAAGAATAAACTTAACAGACAGCCATGTCACTTACCGGTACCTCAACATGGCAGACCCGCCACACAGCTTTTCTCCTTAAGAAATTCTCAGGCCCTGGGAAAAGATCACGCAAGTCTTCACGGGACAAGGTGCCCATCATTTCATCACTGATGTTTGCAGCTGTAAAAACATTGGAAGACACAGCAAGATGAAACAGTGCTGTCCAATTCACTTAGATGTTTTTTTGAAAACCTCAAACAAGAATTTAAACTAATTATTCAACCTAAAATCATTGAACTGAACAAAATCTTCAGCTTACTGAATTTATTTTCCCAATTTTAGTTAACTTAACCCAATTGGTTTCAAAACTAATTAAGACATAAAATATTCAAAACCATTTGATGGAATTGTCATTCTAAAACAAAATATTCACACATAAAATTAAGAGAACTTCTAAAATACAAGTGTAAGAGATGCTAGAGCTGCTAGGCCATGGTATTTGGCATATGGTTAACTGATAACTagttaactttaaaatgttgacaaaacccttaaCTATTTTTATAacgttcagctttttgatatctatccaacttttttaaatatcactgattatggttCATGACTtgttcaagccgtttctgagatttatatccttattttttggattggacgtatagttttgcgtctcggTTAACTTATTTGAGATGTGGTGCTAGGTAAATgaatgttattctctctgcccagttcGACAGCAATCACAGCTGCACCattaccgtggcaaccaaaccgacacgcaccaggaaagcagaagaaCACGTTTTCAAACTGCCTGTAGTCTTATTTTTGACCGCACAGACGTATAAACGATATATATGGTTTCGGCAAAGtcctgggtctcggaaaatatccttactgtttggattggacgtatagttttgcgtctaggttaacttgtttgagatgTGGTGCTAGGTAAATgaatgttattctctctgcccagctcgttaacGATAACGGCCACAGCTGCGCCAtagcaaccacacagacatgcagttcagcttccacactcttTAGTGTGACTCAAATTTTTGAAATTTATTTCAGCTTTTgggtattttcagcaattaaaaaatatataatttacctTTCAGCATTCCCACTTTCTAGTTTCATAACGTTACATTACCCTTCAAAATCGACACTGCCACATCATCCAATTCctccatgctagctagctagctcggtCCGTTGACGTTAGCTTGCCTGTGGTCCAGCCGTATCCGTTTAACTGAAACGTTACACACCAAATTTACATTAAAATATTGACAACATTTGAATGATATATGATGTGAAGCACAATAAATTAACACCGGATATACCGTTTTTAACTTGCGATAAAACGCGGAGTTAAATCATTCACTTCTAGATGACCGCATGAAGGACGTAGTAAGCACGGTGGGTTTTTGCAAATTGTCTGTTGGAGCATGCGCACCGGGGATATCAGAGTTATTGGCGGGTGTAACTATAGTGATGctgagtttaaaaaaaataacaattacAGCAGTTagtgggcattccggctcttttttgtGAGCCGGCTCATTTGACTCAGCAACTTATATCTTATATACTCTGCCTGTAACATCACTGCTTCCAGTATGATTTGGCGTTGTTTCCTATGTTATGTATTTGTATCATTGACTCTGAAACAGCTTTTGAGTCATATTAATACAATGCATAGTCGCAGCCCTGATTTTCGCGTGGTGTGCGGAATTGATGGCTGTCCAAGTGAGTACCGAGTGTATAACTCCTTCTACTACCACGTAAAGCGGACGCACGCGCATCATCTTGTCCAAGTTGAACCGGCCGCGGAAGAAGAATCAACTGACCACGATTTGAGAGGAGCAGGTGAAAGGACCACCAACGAACTTACCAATGCCAGCCCAGTGGATGAGGCCATACCAATGCATTTTTCAATGACTGACGAGGGCCTGAACGTCGTCAATCAAAGAGTAAGTTGTGCACTAAATGTGTTGTCTAAGTTGCCAATGGGCTGCAGTCGTAATTTTAAAAGAAGATAAAACCAGAATTGGAAGTAATATGTAACTGCAATTCCACTAGTTAATCAACTCACCTGCACAAGCAGAGGGCAGAGATATTTCCAGTCCTCCTGTTTGGTAAAAAAGAAATTGTGATCCACTGTTGAAATAGCTACACCTCGAAATCAGCAGGGTAAAAAagccagtcagctcagggaacTTGGTGCCATAGGGTCACAATATGATGTGTTCAAGGGTGGCTTGGTAAAATGACTCAAGgtaaatgaaatgtaatgttgCAAATGTAAGGTTAAAAAAAGTACTAACTATGTATATACTTATTACTAAGAGATTCAAAGCAAGTAAAGTAGCCTAATCCTAGTTACAAGTTACATTTCTGAGTAAATGATAAATCAAGATATTTTCAGACTAGCAATAGTAGCAAATCGCAGTAAAGGTTGTTTTGTGCATGTTGTTTTGTGGATGTTTTTATATTGGCCTGTGgttccctaatactgtatctgaagtatctttcctgaaattcagccttggtgcataaTTACAGCAACTATGAGCaacgctgtttctgtgtctgtagctttaaatgctaatgaggaggataGAGGCAGCAACTATGCGCTAATGGGTAcaatgtatcgcaatggctcgtaggcccgttgctgtaagatgcgtcgaatttgcccattctcatctgaccaCCCTGGTTTGCAAAGATGCACActaagtcatttcaatgaggggaaaggcggatatcgcgtgcgccataacaccaacagaagAACGGTTATCcagataacaaagaagtgtacaacacttccatttccatttgaataaagagtcTAATAAACTTCCATAcacacttgatgctatctacttttacattagcaacagtaactcagctgttagttgctaatgttacagccacattctaagggtaacaagctaggtaaccatatacagtaaagcaacacaattatatagcgttagttgacttacttgtccgaggtttgtTGCTGTACCAATGGGAGTTGGTAATGATCCAGTCTTCAATAT
Protein-coding regions in this window:
- the LOC136964527 gene encoding uncharacterized protein encodes the protein MEELDDVAVSILKAANISDEMMGTLSREDLRDLFPGPENFLRRKAVWRVCHVEVPESGQEDSKSLGFSSKESPMPQTSTPMNFTAEYTTPGKIIKISFPEYVLYSDSELEHVRQHYFELSKTGEEYNCQMSKDLRCRLIRNTITSMIAILRAKEDGESQYPSQPEMTAMAKRIVLYYPMLQDKCMKNTWVTVYTQLNKRLRNVKSPQKKTPDGRHSKSSIKRRLELPSDTDEVQSSDSTLILDLSIEGSSSPDLASEVTGNRGPQSLPEEEPSPGPSSDSNKPAGLESPDTYSPATLAKHYKTLQSLYKRKNPNHRDVSHVLDLELVGRRAFIDSDSFHEEDRHKKILEAYPCFKDIGHVMEELQRILDKENDNFIGELKGRWHEFCQKVQFFGVWKKMLKPPMGMDKAEQALEILHVLPSLFPSTSAPPKRLKDASEALMHVLEEKEDPDVYLKKRPLSCPVLIVGPSNYLLAVGDVPITTFPKDKVTEGALYLMAYYYTLHLTYPKCVATVLSVIQTEVLLDKIHDRDLTPSYKKSMAEWKSFTGQ